In a genomic window of Planctomicrobium piriforme:
- a CDS encoding pectate lyase family protein — MIQVRSALIYAVAFSCLVTGFAEAQGLKAFPGALGFGAQTPGGRGGAIVKVTTLASRGKGSLRAALETKGPRIVVFEVGGVIDLEGKSLKLNEPFITLAGQTAPGPGITLIKGGLDIRAHDVVIQHLAIRPGEAGHAKKSDWQVDGITTDGGSQIIIDHCSCTWSTDENLSASGERHEGSTPEDWRKNTSHDITISNCIIAEALSESTHPKGEHSKGTLLHDNVTNVCVINNLYACNVDRNPMTKGGVSAIIVNNWISAPGKKAVQNTLVPEEWTGHEPQMSRLSIVGNVLEWGAGTSKNCSFFINQLDSPVEVFLDDNIAVDHAGQTVAQLSPPTLPVLAKRSFWSDDVRPIPTKDVKKFIAANVGSRPWDRDPIDARIVKNAVDRTGKIIHSEQEVGGYPTYPETRRPFDESKWNMKTLQPK; from the coding sequence ATGATCCAGGTACGCAGCGCTCTCATTTACGCCGTCGCTTTCTCTTGTCTGGTGACAGGTTTTGCAGAGGCGCAAGGTCTCAAAGCCTTTCCCGGCGCTCTCGGCTTTGGCGCACAGACTCCCGGAGGACGTGGCGGGGCCATCGTCAAAGTCACCACTCTCGCCAGCCGAGGGAAAGGGTCGCTCCGCGCGGCGCTTGAAACGAAAGGCCCGCGGATCGTCGTCTTTGAAGTGGGCGGAGTCATCGACCTCGAAGGCAAGTCGCTCAAACTCAACGAACCCTTCATCACCCTTGCCGGCCAGACCGCACCCGGCCCAGGCATCACGCTCATCAAAGGGGGACTCGATATCCGCGCCCACGACGTCGTCATCCAGCACCTCGCCATCCGCCCCGGCGAGGCCGGCCACGCCAAAAAGAGCGACTGGCAGGTAGACGGCATCACCACCGACGGCGGGTCTCAGATCATCATCGACCACTGTTCCTGCACCTGGTCGACCGACGAAAATCTCTCCGCGTCAGGCGAACGTCACGAAGGGAGCACTCCTGAAGACTGGCGGAAGAACACCTCGCACGACATCACCATTTCGAACTGCATCATCGCCGAAGCACTCTCCGAGTCGACGCACCCCAAGGGAGAACACTCCAAGGGGACGCTTCTTCATGACAACGTCACCAACGTCTGCGTCATCAACAATCTTTATGCCTGTAACGTCGACCGCAACCCGATGACGAAAGGCGGGGTTTCGGCAATCATCGTCAACAACTGGATCTCCGCACCCGGCAAGAAGGCGGTTCAGAACACGCTGGTGCCTGAGGAGTGGACGGGACATGAACCGCAAATGAGCCGCCTGTCCATCGTCGGCAACGTCCTGGAATGGGGGGCCGGAACTTCGAAAAACTGCTCCTTCTTCATCAACCAGCTCGACAGCCCCGTCGAAGTGTTTCTCGACGACAACATCGCCGTCGACCATGCCGGGCAAACTGTCGCGCAGCTGAGTCCACCAACGCTACCCGTGCTCGCAAAACGCAGCTTCTGGAGCGACGATGTCCGCCCCATTCCGACAAAAGACGTGAAGAAGTTCATCGCCGCGAACGTCGGCTCACGCCCCTGGGACCGCGATCCCATCGACGCCCGCATCGTCAAGAACGCCGTCGACCGCACCGGCAAGATCATCCATTCCGAACAGGAAGTCGGCGGGTACCCGACCTACCCCGAAACCCGCCGCCCCTTCGATGAATCGAAGTGGAACATGAAGACGCTGCAGCCGAAATGA
- a CDS encoding carboxypeptidase-like regulatory domain-containing protein — MKTPARAMLIASCLVSLAMPLRIFAKDPKSPKAEKPTVIDLLLGRGGTLEGQLKDAGGQLADGASVTIWQGQKLIWKGTVDQAGKFQFKNLTTGFYRVVYGEQSVLCRAWSGETAPPSAQGSLTLNNEQKAAELGRQPAKGTTAGYSIPPLWSGSHYEYKSPPNP; from the coding sequence ATGAAAACACCAGCGCGTGCCATGCTGATCGCAAGCTGTCTCGTCTCATTGGCGATGCCGCTGCGAATTTTCGCTAAAGACCCCAAATCTCCCAAGGCCGAAAAGCCCACCGTCATCGACCTCTTGCTCGGTCGGGGCGGCACGCTGGAAGGCCAACTGAAGGATGCCGGCGGACAACTCGCCGACGGCGCGTCCGTCACCATCTGGCAGGGTCAGAAGCTCATCTGGAAGGGAACCGTCGATCAGGCGGGCAAGTTCCAGTTCAAGAACCTCACCACCGGTTTCTATCGCGTGGTCTACGGCGAACAATCGGTCCTGTGCCGTGCCTGGAGCGGAGAAACCGCTCCCCCCAGCGCTCAGGGCTCGCTGACGCTCAATAACGAACAGAAGGCCGCAGAGCTCGGACGGCAGCCTGCCAAAGGGACGACGGCCGGATACTCGATTCCGCCCCTCTGGAGCGGTTCGCACTACGAATACAAATCGCCCCCCAATCCCTGA
- a CDS encoding class I SAM-dependent methyltransferase encodes MLKILQSLCLLLVCLPVFGEEPAVGDAKAKSRYSYRDDHDPNGLGKFYMGREIARVMGHQGIAWLERPEREEEERLSLLVECLQLKPGMVVADIGAGTGVISVRMANVVAPDGKVLAVDIQKEMLRALEIKCKELGVENVQPVLGTTQSPNLSDDSVDLAVMVDVYHEFNLPHEMLQAIVKGLKPGGRIAFVEYRKEDPTVPIKEVHKMSEVQVKKEALQPELGLEWVETIEKLPRQHVIIFAKKAKS; translated from the coding sequence ATGCTCAAGATCTTACAGTCGTTGTGCCTGCTGCTGGTGTGCTTGCCGGTATTCGGAGAAGAGCCTGCTGTCGGCGACGCCAAGGCGAAGTCGCGTTACAGCTATCGTGACGATCACGATCCGAATGGTCTCGGCAAGTTCTACATGGGACGCGAGATCGCCCGGGTGATGGGGCATCAGGGGATTGCCTGGCTCGAACGTCCGGAGCGAGAAGAGGAAGAACGGCTCTCATTGCTGGTTGAGTGTCTGCAACTGAAACCGGGCATGGTCGTGGCCGATATCGGTGCTGGCACCGGAGTCATCAGCGTGCGGATGGCGAACGTCGTCGCTCCGGATGGGAAAGTGCTCGCCGTTGATATTCAAAAAGAGATGCTGAGGGCACTGGAGATCAAGTGCAAAGAACTGGGCGTGGAGAACGTACAGCCGGTGCTGGGGACCACGCAATCACCGAATCTCAGCGATGACAGCGTTGATCTGGCGGTGATGGTCGACGTCTATCACGAATTCAACCTGCCGCATGAAATGCTGCAGGCAATTGTGAAAGGGTTGAAACCGGGAGGACGGATTGCGTTTGTCGAGTATCGCAAGGAAGACCCGACCGTGCCGATTAAAGAGGTCCACAAGATGTCCGAGGTGCAGGTGAAGAAAGAAGCCTTGCAACCGGAACTGGGACTGGAATGGGTGGAAACGATTGAGAAGCTGCCGCGGCAGCATGTGATCATCTTCGCGAAGAAGGCGAAGAGCTGA
- a CDS encoding LPS-assembly protein LptD yields the protein MSQHRPHRAGCLLVVLAAWVAAATPVRAQTPAAVGHSVGLENRDGLFGFSSAPVNVKSDFTSQFKDGNESVLLLRGNCEITHKEKTWTAPLMVLWELPDDGTGQKRILAYMETSSEFSAMESSPGRREQRPFLLVDLETSGLVSLQAIPGRDPIDLPQSADDPAYIRARQRRMESRSNLQQTQYTFESAPMPGGVYLPAPAPRIQQRVTISPKFLGGHLEAKGEISEGSIPPEYVVTLTGGVNIVVDNVPLNVGGQMVLSRVDLTADRAVIWTDANHIDELRGFDIDSNTPFQVYLEGSIVVRQGNNDVRATHAFYDVNQRRGLAMNAELRTLLPDLQGTLRLRAAEVRQMSDTNFHAKDAFFTTSEFGKPKYRIQASDVFLEEKFLGHPDRINPVTGDPEGGTFVATSLNNTIFVDDFPIFVAPYLTGPAENPNIPVRKFNVGYSGMFGTTVETVWDLRPVLGLDLPPNVDLQLQADYLSKRGPGGGLRGLFDVDSELFGQPVHQEGWGQAYYINDHGTDNLGLGRRDLPVYYSDNRGRVIFRDRIDLDQNTWLQAEIGHVFNNDRNFDEQYYEYDWDTQKDLENLLTINHQNDNLTLSALGTIKSDGFNDQTNWLPRGDATLLGKQLFDSPVIWNTHSMVGYGQLKPAEAPPDPTLDPFQALPYFTNSEGLVTMTRHELNAPFDVGPVHVVPYAMGELAYWEEDITGDSLGRAYGTAGIKASVEFAKYMPEVRSTILGLNGLAHKVVFDAEYYYAQSSTSLNNVAQYNQFDDNAQERFRERLVPVELNGNPLPTYMDPRYYAVRSGAGRSVTSPYNELVDDQNTLWLGMRHRWQTKVGPAAAPRIIDWMEFDLGTAIFPQANRDNFGETLGLINSRYAWHVSPRTSFLADGVWDVFSGGQRVWNAGVLHQRTARGSTYLGFRQVEVDTIESQLVTGSFSYVLSPNLYVVTAAAQYDVAEGIDRGETFTITRIGEFFLLHLGFGYDRSRDNVGVALSLEPKFGSYGSSSMQLNSLLGIY from the coding sequence GTGTCGCAACATCGACCGCATCGTGCAGGATGCCTGCTGGTCGTGCTGGCTGCCTGGGTCGCAGCTGCGACCCCGGTGCGCGCACAGACTCCAGCGGCCGTCGGGCATAGCGTGGGGCTCGAAAATCGCGATGGACTCTTCGGATTCAGCTCTGCTCCGGTGAACGTGAAGTCCGACTTCACGTCGCAGTTCAAAGATGGCAACGAGTCGGTGCTGCTGCTGCGCGGCAACTGCGAAATCACTCACAAAGAGAAGACCTGGACAGCTCCATTGATGGTGCTGTGGGAACTGCCTGACGACGGCACAGGGCAGAAGCGAATCCTGGCCTATATGGAAACGTCGTCCGAGTTTTCGGCGATGGAATCAAGCCCCGGCCGCCGCGAGCAGCGTCCCTTCCTGCTGGTCGATCTGGAGACCAGCGGGCTGGTGTCGCTGCAGGCGATTCCCGGTCGCGATCCGATCGACTTACCGCAGTCGGCCGATGACCCGGCCTACATCCGGGCGCGACAGCGCCGCATGGAATCGCGGAGTAATCTGCAGCAAACGCAATACACATTCGAATCGGCCCCGATGCCGGGAGGCGTCTATCTGCCGGCTCCCGCACCGCGCATTCAGCAACGCGTGACGATCTCCCCGAAGTTCCTCGGCGGCCATCTGGAAGCCAAGGGGGAAATTTCGGAAGGATCGATTCCTCCCGAGTACGTCGTCACGCTGACGGGGGGCGTCAACATTGTGGTCGACAACGTCCCGCTGAACGTCGGCGGACAGATGGTGCTCTCGCGCGTCGACCTGACGGCGGATCGCGCCGTGATCTGGACCGACGCCAATCACATCGACGAACTGCGGGGCTTCGATATCGATTCCAACACGCCGTTTCAGGTGTACCTGGAAGGGAGTATCGTCGTCCGGCAAGGCAACAACGACGTGCGGGCGACGCATGCCTTCTACGATGTGAATCAGCGCCGCGGCCTGGCGATGAACGCGGAACTCCGCACGCTGCTGCCCGACCTGCAAGGGACGTTGCGATTGCGAGCCGCAGAAGTGCGGCAGATGTCAGACACGAACTTCCATGCGAAGGACGCATTCTTCACGACCAGCGAATTCGGAAAGCCAAAGTACCGCATTCAGGCAAGCGACGTGTTTCTGGAAGAAAAGTTCCTGGGGCATCCCGACCGCATTAACCCGGTCACCGGCGATCCCGAAGGGGGGACGTTTGTCGCCACGAGTTTGAACAACACGATCTTCGTCGATGACTTCCCGATTTTCGTTGCCCCGTATCTGACCGGGCCTGCGGAGAACCCGAACATTCCCGTGCGGAAGTTCAACGTCGGTTATTCGGGGATGTTCGGAACGACGGTGGAAACCGTATGGGATCTGCGGCCGGTGCTGGGTCTCGACCTGCCGCCGAATGTCGATCTGCAATTGCAGGCCGACTACCTTTCGAAACGCGGACCTGGCGGCGGTCTGCGCGGGTTATTCGACGTCGACAGTGAACTGTTCGGCCAGCCCGTCCACCAGGAAGGGTGGGGTCAGGCGTACTACATCAACGATCACGGCACCGACAACCTGGGTCTTGGACGCCGGGATTTGCCGGTCTATTACAGCGACAACCGAGGTCGGGTCATTTTCCGCGATCGCATCGATCTCGATCAGAATACCTGGCTGCAGGCGGAAATCGGGCACGTCTTCAACAACGACCGTAACTTCGATGAGCAGTACTACGAGTACGACTGGGACACGCAGAAGGATCTTGAGAACCTGCTGACGATCAACCATCAGAACGACAACTTGACGTTGAGCGCGCTGGGGACGATCAAGTCGGACGGCTTCAACGATCAGACGAACTGGCTGCCACGCGGCGATGCAACGTTGCTCGGAAAACAATTGTTCGACTCGCCGGTGATCTGGAACACGCACTCGATGGTCGGTTATGGCCAGCTCAAGCCGGCGGAAGCGCCGCCTGACCCGACGCTCGACCCCTTCCAGGCGTTGCCGTACTTCACGAACTCCGAAGGCCTGGTCACGATGACCCGGCACGAGTTGAATGCCCCGTTCGACGTCGGACCGGTGCATGTCGTGCCCTACGCCATGGGGGAACTGGCGTACTGGGAAGAAGACATCACCGGCGACAGCCTGGGCCGCGCCTACGGGACTGCCGGGATCAAGGCGAGCGTCGAGTTCGCCAAGTACATGCCTGAGGTCCGCAGTACGATTCTCGGACTCAACGGGCTGGCCCATAAGGTGGTCTTCGACGCCGAGTACTATTACGCACAGTCTTCGACGAGTCTGAACAACGTCGCCCAGTACAACCAGTTCGACGACAACGCCCAGGAGCGATTCCGCGAACGACTGGTGCCGGTGGAACTGAACGGCAACCCGTTGCCGACCTACATGGACCCGCGCTATTACGCGGTTCGTTCCGGTGCGGGTCGTTCGGTCACCTCGCCCTACAACGAACTGGTCGACGATCAGAACACTCTCTGGCTGGGGATGCGGCATCGCTGGCAGACCAAGGTCGGCCCGGCCGCGGCGCCCCGCATCATCGACTGGATGGAATTTGATCTCGGCACGGCGATCTTCCCGCAAGCCAATCGGGATAACTTTGGAGAAACTTTGGGTCTGATTAACAGCCGGTACGCCTGGCACGTCAGCCCGCGAACTTCGTTCCTCGCCGACGGCGTGTGGGACGTGTTCTCCGGCGGACAACGGGTGTGGAACGCGGGGGTTCTGCATCAACGAACCGCACGCGGCAGCACCTATCTCGGTTTCCGTCAGGTGGAAGTCGACACCATCGAAAGCCAGTTGGTCACCGGCAGCTTCTCGTATGTGCTCAGTCCGAATCTGTATGTGGTGACGGCCGCTGCCCAGTACGACGTTGCTGAGGGAATCGACCGCGGCGAGACGTTCACGATCACCCGCATCGGCGAATTCTTCCTGTTGCACCTGGGATTTGGTTACGACCGCAGCCGCGACAATGTGGGTGTCGCGCTCTCGCTGGAGCCCAAATTCGGCAGCTACGGCAGCAGCTCGATGCAACTGAACTCGTTGCTGGGCATTTACTAA
- a CDS encoding DUF1571 domain-containing protein, with product MPRLRRWGCQSALLLAAGMANVIDAPAAFAQQAETQEHPLIAAIALAEQSYRTLQQVNDYEATLIKQEVVNGRMLTQRIQLRLKEAPFSVYLRYEEPNPGREILFVKGQNNDQLLAHEATGLSSLVGTVPLPIDSAQVLAENRHVVTDLGMRRMLEMVITQWQLETKFGEIDVKYYPQAKMGNADCEVIESIHPRPRKQFLYHMTRLFIEKQSRLPIRIENYSWPAQAGQPAQLQEEYTYVNVKTNVGLTAADFDQRNSKYSFQ from the coding sequence ATGCCACGCCTGAGACGCTGGGGGTGTCAATCGGCGCTGTTACTGGCCGCCGGAATGGCGAACGTGATTGATGCTCCTGCCGCATTCGCTCAACAGGCGGAAACGCAGGAACACCCGCTCATCGCCGCCATCGCTTTGGCCGAACAGTCGTATCGCACCCTGCAACAGGTCAACGACTACGAAGCAACGCTCATCAAACAGGAAGTCGTCAACGGGCGGATGCTGACGCAGCGCATTCAACTGCGGCTGAAAGAAGCACCCTTCAGCGTTTATCTGCGGTACGAAGAGCCCAACCCGGGCCGTGAAATTCTGTTCGTCAAAGGGCAGAACAACGACCAGTTGCTGGCTCACGAAGCCACCGGACTCTCGTCACTGGTCGGCACGGTTCCGTTGCCGATCGACAGCGCACAGGTGCTCGCCGAAAACCGGCACGTCGTCACCGACCTCGGCATGCGCCGCATGCTGGAAATGGTGATCACGCAATGGCAGCTCGAAACGAAGTTCGGCGAGATCGATGTGAAGTATTATCCGCAGGCGAAAATGGGGAACGCCGATTGCGAGGTGATCGAAAGCATTCACCCCCGCCCCCGCAAGCAGTTCCTCTATCACATGACGCGGCTGTTCATCGAGAAGCAGTCGCGGCTGCCGATTCGCATTGAGAACTACAGCTGGCCCGCTCAGGCCGGCCAGCCTGCCCAACTGCAGGAAGAGTACACCTACGTCAACGTGAAAACGAATGTCGGCCTCACCGCCGCCGACTTCGATCAACGGAATTCAAAGTACTCGTTCCAGTAA
- a CDS encoding esterase/lipase family protein, whose amino-acid sequence MQLSWPGFETAKTPVVPPAPKGVVVLLHGLGANSWMMSLLAQRLKWQGYQVENWGYYSVWQSLGQLTPLFESKFKSLQSNLPDDMPLHIVAHSMGSIITRAALSNVELPSLKRVVMLSPPNRGSHVATMVGPYLRWLTPLVEELSDREDSFVNRLSRNVPTDLQVGVIAAEWDYVLREISTHIECEVDHIMLPSRHTGLVLRRRAAEQILHFLEHGRFHREPCELCAPLDCG is encoded by the coding sequence ATGCAATTAAGCTGGCCGGGTTTTGAAACCGCGAAGACGCCTGTTGTTCCCCCTGCGCCCAAAGGGGTCGTGGTGCTGCTGCATGGCCTGGGGGCCAACAGCTGGATGATGTCGCTGCTGGCTCAGCGCTTGAAGTGGCAAGGTTATCAGGTTGAAAACTGGGGCTATTACAGCGTCTGGCAATCCCTCGGCCAGTTGACGCCGCTCTTCGAATCGAAGTTCAAATCGCTCCAGTCGAACCTGCCTGACGACATGCCGCTGCATATTGTGGCGCACAGCATGGGGTCGATTATCACGAGGGCCGCGTTGTCGAACGTCGAACTTCCGTCACTCAAACGGGTGGTCATGCTCTCTCCGCCGAATCGGGGTTCGCATGTGGCGACGATGGTGGGGCCGTACCTGCGCTGGCTGACGCCGCTGGTGGAAGAACTTTCCGATCGCGAAGACAGCTTCGTCAATCGGCTGTCGCGGAACGTTCCGACCGACTTGCAGGTCGGCGTGATCGCCGCGGAATGGGATTATGTGCTGCGCGAGATCAGCACACACATCGAGTGCGAGGTCGACCACATCATGCTTCCCAGCCGGCACACCGGACTCGTGCTGCGGCGGAGAGCGGCGGAGCAGATTCTGCACTTTCTGGAACATGGCCGCTTTCATCGCGAACCGTGCGAGTTGTGCGCTCCATTGGATTGTGGGTGA
- a CDS encoding DUF7133 domain-containing protein, with the protein MLRRALPVLLLLLLCAPTYAQTDIAPSLATKATVSASSEESNKGNFTKLAIDGSLKTRWCPASGNPGEWIQLDLGAPKDLKSLRLHWEGEKNAYKYKVEGSADGTTWKMLLDHSQEKSAQSGKILKIDGPDTRYLKITFLGSASGGWGSIREIEVSEKELEKLPDPPPASVGDVSAPAEFNVTMFGVPPEVNYPVCLTAAPNGEVFVGVDEQGSLGKETGRGKVLRCVDSNGDGVADKINVYAKMDHPRGLIYDNHSLWVLHPPTLSVFHDDNHDGVSDRQETLITGISTADVGQRGADHTTNGIQLGIDGWIYIAVGDYGVTNAVGTDGRTLNRRGGGVIRVRPDGTDMEFYAWGLRNILDACIDPVMNMFTRDNTNDGGGWDVRLSQIFQSAEYGYPSLYLNFKDEIMPPLADYGGGSGCGGMFLDDARWPKQFGHALYTCDWGRSEVYLHHLTPAGPTFTADQQTFVKIPRPTDVDVDGSGRMYISSWKGGQFNYDGPNIGFVAQVVPKDLKIVPFPDLQQLQAPQLIALLDAPDQKHRQHAQLELLRRGKNAETTAALVAAIKSESASLFGKVAAIYTLKQLDGATSNSALIEVTKIPSLQAAALRALTDRKSEVAGLPNEPFLAGLTSTDPVVRVQAVICIGRLGRPELADAVLPLTLREDGQPASAKKHNEPDPASVIPHLAVRTLVLLNAVEPCLNALNGPYQQGALAALKSMHTGPAVSGLIAKLGQNPSPELRQQLLTTLTRLYHREGVYEKNWWGTRPDRTGPYYDRQPWEESPRIAASLHAAFDAADANLKKSIVEQLQKHQVKIDGVSDAVVSGMTTAEANKPIEIPKVDPKNPNQVANMPYEQAFERAMKTPGDAAKGRELFERQSCNACHTVADGQAPKGPHLVDIGKRYKRAELIESILKPSAKIAQGFDTQVFMTTQGKVYTGFVSSEGAEDVQLRQADGVSVTLPKQEIEDRTKQPQSMMPVGIVNNLTPEQLSDLIAWLEALKS; encoded by the coding sequence ATGCTCCGCCGCGCGCTCCCCGTTTTGCTACTCCTGTTGTTGTGCGCTCCGACGTACGCGCAGACGGACATTGCTCCGTCGCTGGCGACCAAGGCCACAGTTTCGGCCAGCAGCGAAGAATCGAACAAAGGCAACTTCACCAAACTGGCGATTGACGGAAGTCTGAAGACCCGTTGGTGCCCGGCCAGCGGCAATCCCGGCGAATGGATTCAGCTCGATCTCGGCGCGCCGAAGGACTTGAAGTCGCTGCGTCTGCACTGGGAAGGGGAGAAGAACGCTTACAAGTATAAAGTCGAAGGCTCCGCCGACGGCACGACCTGGAAAATGCTGCTCGACCATTCTCAGGAAAAGTCCGCCCAATCAGGCAAGATCCTGAAAATCGACGGTCCTGATACCCGTTATTTGAAGATCACCTTTCTGGGCTCAGCGTCTGGCGGTTGGGGCAGCATCCGGGAAATCGAAGTCAGCGAAAAGGAACTGGAGAAACTGCCGGACCCGCCGCCAGCGAGCGTCGGAGATGTCTCAGCGCCGGCCGAGTTCAACGTCACGATGTTTGGCGTTCCGCCGGAAGTGAATTATCCGGTCTGTCTCACTGCAGCTCCGAACGGCGAAGTCTTCGTGGGGGTGGATGAACAAGGATCGCTCGGAAAGGAGACTGGTCGCGGCAAGGTGCTGCGCTGTGTGGACTCCAACGGCGACGGCGTGGCGGACAAGATCAATGTCTACGCCAAGATGGATCACCCCCGCGGGCTGATCTATGACAATCATTCGCTGTGGGTGCTGCATCCGCCGACTCTGTCGGTCTTCCACGATGATAATCATGACGGAGTTTCGGATCGGCAGGAAACACTGATCACCGGCATCAGTACGGCCGACGTCGGTCAGCGCGGCGCGGACCATACCACAAACGGCATTCAACTCGGCATCGACGGATGGATCTATATTGCTGTCGGCGATTACGGCGTGACCAACGCCGTCGGGACCGACGGCCGTACCCTCAATCGTCGCGGTGGAGGAGTCATTCGGGTCCGCCCGGATGGGACCGACATGGAGTTCTATGCCTGGGGGCTGCGGAACATTCTCGACGCCTGCATCGATCCCGTGATGAATATGTTCACGCGGGACAACACCAACGACGGCGGCGGCTGGGACGTGCGGTTATCGCAGATCTTCCAGTCGGCGGAGTACGGGTACCCGTCTCTCTATCTGAATTTCAAGGATGAGATCATGCCGCCGCTGGCCGATTACGGCGGCGGCTCCGGTTGCGGCGGGATGTTTCTGGATGACGCCCGATGGCCGAAGCAGTTTGGGCATGCTCTCTACACCTGCGACTGGGGTCGCAGCGAAGTGTATCTGCATCACCTGACGCCGGCCGGGCCGACGTTCACTGCCGACCAGCAGACGTTCGTCAAGATCCCGCGACCGACCGATGTGGATGTCGACGGCAGCGGGCGGATGTACATCAGCAGTTGGAAGGGAGGGCAGTTCAACTACGACGGTCCGAACATCGGGTTCGTCGCTCAAGTCGTTCCCAAAGATTTGAAGATTGTGCCGTTCCCGGATCTGCAGCAATTGCAGGCGCCGCAGTTGATTGCACTGCTGGATGCACCGGATCAGAAGCATCGGCAACATGCCCAGCTTGAACTCCTGCGCCGCGGCAAGAATGCGGAGACGACAGCGGCGCTCGTGGCGGCGATCAAGAGTGAAAGTGCTTCACTGTTCGGGAAAGTGGCTGCGATTTACACCCTCAAGCAACTCGACGGCGCTACCAGCAATTCAGCTCTGATTGAAGTCACCAAGATCCCGTCGTTGCAGGCGGCGGCGCTGCGGGCACTGACTGATCGCAAGAGCGAAGTGGCCGGGCTCCCAAATGAACCGTTTCTTGCCGGCCTGACTTCAACCGACCCGGTGGTGCGCGTTCAGGCGGTGATCTGTATTGGTCGCCTGGGACGACCTGAACTCGCGGATGCGGTCCTGCCGCTCACGTTGCGGGAAGACGGTCAGCCAGCATCGGCGAAGAAGCACAACGAGCCGGACCCGGCGAGCGTGATTCCCCATCTGGCAGTGCGAACGCTGGTGCTGCTCAATGCGGTCGAGCCTTGCTTGAATGCACTGAATGGTCCTTACCAGCAAGGGGCGCTCGCGGCGCTGAAGTCGATGCACACCGGGCCTGCCGTGTCAGGCCTGATCGCAAAGCTTGGTCAGAATCCGTCGCCGGAACTGCGTCAGCAACTGCTGACGACGCTGACCCGGCTTTATCACCGCGAAGGTGTGTACGAGAAGAACTGGTGGGGCACCAGGCCGGATCGCACCGGGCCGTATTACGACCGCCAGCCGTGGGAAGAAAGTCCTCGCATTGCCGCCTCACTGCATGCCGCTTTCGATGCCGCCGATGCCAATCTCAAGAAATCGATTGTCGAACAGCTGCAGAAGCATCAGGTGAAGATCGACGGCGTTTCCGATGCAGTCGTCTCCGGAATGACGACCGCCGAAGCGAACAAGCCGATTGAGATTCCCAAGGTCGACCCGAAGAATCCCAATCAGGTTGCCAACATGCCGTACGAACAGGCGTTCGAAAGAGCCATGAAAACTCCGGGCGATGCAGCCAAGGGGCGAGAACTGTTTGAACGGCAGTCGTGCAATGCCTGCCATACCGTGGCCGACGGTCAGGCCCCCAAAGGCCCGCACCTGGTGGACATCGGCAAGCGGTACAAACGGGCCGAGCTGATCGAATCGATCTTGAAGCCGAGCGCCAAAATTGCCCAGGGGTTCGACACCCAGGTTTTCATGACCACCCAGGGGAAGGTCTACACCGGGTTCGTGTCGAGCGAAGGGGCGGAAGACGTGCAACTCCGCCAGGCCGACGGCGTGTCGGTCACGCTTCCCAAACAGGAAATCGAAGACCGCACCAAGCAACCGCAATCGATGATGCCAGTGGGGATCGTCAATAATCTGACGCCAGAACAGCTTTCGGATTTGATCGCCTGGCTGGAGGCGTTGAAGTCGTAA